The DNA region CGCGGGCAGTACACGGCGGGCTGGCAGGGCAGTGAGCCGGTGGTGGGCCTGTTGCAGGAGGAGGGTTTCGACCCCAACTCCCGCACCGAGACCTACGCCGCCATCACCCTGTCGGTCGCGACCCGCCGCTGGGCGGGTGTGCCGTTCTACCTGCGCACCGGCAAACGTCTGGGCCGCCGCGTCACCGAGATCGCGGTGGTGTTCAAGCGGGCCCCGCACCTGCCGTTCGACCAGACCATGACCGAGGAACTCGGGCAGAACGCGCTGGTCATCCGGGTGCAGCCGGACGAGGGCATCACCATGCGATTCGGGTCCAAGGTGCCCGGGTCGTCGATGGAGGTGCGCGACGTGAACATGGACTTCAGCTACGGCGAGGCCTTCACCGAGGACTCCCCCGAGGCGTACGAGCGGCTCATCCTGGATGTGCTGCTCGGGGTGCCGTCGCTGTTCCCGGTCAACGAGGAGGTCGAATTGTCTTGGCGCATCCTCGATCCCGCGCTGGCGCACTGGGCCGAGACCGGTAAGCCCGATCCGTACGAGGCCGGCGGCTGGGGTCCGGAGTCCGCCGACGAGATGCTCGCGCGCAGCGGGCGGGAATGGCGGCGACCGTGATCATCGACATGCCCGACACCGACACCCGCGAGGTGTCGAAACGTCTTGTACAGCTGCGGGAATCCAATGGCGTGGTCACCATGGGCCGGGTGCTCACCCTCGTGGTGTGCACGCTCGACAGCTCCGAGGCCGAGGACGCCATCGATGCCGCCAATGACGCCAGCCGCGAGCACCCCTGCCGGGTGATCGTGCTGGCGCGCGGTGACCGCATGGCCGAGACCCGGCTGGACGCCCAGATCCGCGTCGGCGGTGACGCCGGGGCGGCCGAGGTGATCGTGCTGCGGTTGCAGGGCGATCTGGTGCCGCACGAGGCCAGCGTGGTGATCCCGTTCCTGCTGCCCGACACCCCCGTGGTGGCGTGGTGGCCGCGGGGCGCGCCGGAGTTCCCGTCGAAGGATTCGGTGGGCCGGCTGGCCACGCGCCGTATCACCGACGCCACCTTCGCGGCCGATCCGCAGGCCACCATCAAGGGCCGGCGCCACTCGTATGCGACCGGTGACACCGATCTGGCGTGGAGCCGGGTCACCTACTGGCGGGCGCTGCTGGCGGCGGCGCTCGACGAGGCCCCGTTCGAAACCGTTGAGTCGGTGACGATTTCGGGCTTGAAGGAAGAACCGGCGCTGGACATGCTGGCCGGGTGGCTGGCCGCGCGCCTGGACTGCCCGGTGGTGCGGCGCACCGGCGAGCTGAAGGTGGAGATGCACCGTCCGACGGTGTCGATCGCCATCTCCCGCCCGCAGCACGGCCGCACCGCGACTCTGTCCCGGACCGGCGAACCCGACCAGCGTTTCGCGCTGGCGCGGCGCGAGACCAAGGACTGCCTGGCCGAGGAGCTGCGTCATCTCGACGCCGACGACATCTACGCCGAGGCCCTCACCGGAATCGAAAGGGTGACCTATGAGTAAGCCCGCCGTCACGGAAACTTTCAGCACCGTCGATGATCTGGTGGCCGCCGCGGCCGCCCGTTTCGTCGCCGACGTGGTGGAGGCCCAGCGCCTGCGCGGTTCCGCCTCGGTGGTCCTGACCGGCGGCGGCACCGGCATCGCCCTGCTGGAACTGGTGCGCAAGGCGCCGGGCGACATCGACTGGGGCAAGCTCGACGTCTTCTGGGGCGACGAGCGTTTCGTGCCCACCGGCGACCCGGAGCGCAACGAGCTGCAGGCCCGCCACGCCCTGCTCGACCACGTCCCGGTCGACCCGGCCCGCGTGCACCCGACCGAGACCTCCAGCGGCGACTACCCGGACCCGCTGGAAGCCGCCGGCGAGTACGCGGCCACCGTGCACGCCCACCTGGCCGAGCACGGCGCGTTCGACCTGCACCTGCTCGGCATGGGCGGGGAAGGCCACATCAACTCGCTGTTCCCGCACACCGACGCCACCCGCGAGGAACACGAACTGGTTGTCGCCGAAACCAATTCGCCCAAGCCGCCCGCGGTCCGCGTCACCCTGACGCTGCCCGCGATCCGCAAGTCGCGCCACGTCATGCTGATCGTCTCCGGCGAGGCCAAGGCCGCCGCGGTGGCCGCCGCCCTCAACGGCGCGTCCCCGCTCGACATTCCGGCGGCCGGTGCGATCGGCACCGAGTCCACCACCTGGCTGCTGGACGAGTCGGCCGCGGCGGACCTGCCGCGCTAGCTCACCACCGAACGGCGGGCCGGATCACGCGATCCGGCCCGCCGTTCGGCGTTCCCGGACCTGGGCATCGGCCGGTGTTCCCTCCCCGTGTAAACGCGTAGTCGACTACTCGCGATTAGCTGGTAGGACGCGCTTAGCGTCGACCACACGTCGAAGGGTTCGGCGCACGGAGGGGAAGACCATGATCGACATCATCACCTTGCGCGGCACCGGGGAGCAGCGCAATTCGGATGGGACACCGGCGGGGATGCTGCACGATGTCGCCAAACTGCTGGACACCCACAAATTCAGCACCTTCGAGCCGGATTGGCCGGCGTCGATCGGGCCGGTCCCGAGCGAGTGGGGCCCGTCGCTGAACACCTCGGTGCGGCTGGGCGTCGCGGCCGGGGTCAAGGCGATCCAGGATTCGCCGAATGTGTGCGGTTTGCTCAGCTATTCGCTGGGCGGGATCGTGGCGAGCACGATCCTGCAGGGCGTGCAAGCGGGCATCTACACCAATGTCGACGGCTCCCCACTGGAGATCGCGTTCGTGGTGAACATCGCGAACCCCATGCGGCGGGCCGGACAATCGGTCGGAAACCTCTGCCCGGCAACGACATACGGCCTGCACGGCCAGCGCGGCGCCTGGCCGGCGGGAATCCACGTCCGGGAATACGCCAATCCCGGCGACATCATCACCTCCTCCCCCGGCGACTCACCGCTGCGCGGCATCGACACCTCGATCTCGCCGTTCTCCCTGGTCGAGGGCGCCCGCATCGGGAATCTGACCCAGTTCGTCTTCAACGAGCTGCTGGAATTCCTGATGCAGAACCCGGTCGCGAACCTGAACCGGTACGAGGCCGCCGTGCGTGGAATGATCGGCTACCTCGCGCCCTGGCCCGACGGTCAACACGTGCTGTACTCCGGCCACACCATGCCGGGCACGAACGTGTTGTGGACGACCCACGCGGCGGACTACCTCAACACCCATTTCTGAACCGGTGACGCGCTGAACCCGCGTCCCGGCTACCCGCGCAGGGCGGACCCGTACCGACGGGTCCGCTCTGTGCACGCATCGAACGACCGTCCCTGGTCAGCACGATTGCCGCCGAGCCCGCGAATCATGATCAGCGAACTATAAGTTCGCGCCAAGCGGGCTGCGGTCTGATGGATTCCGATCAACACCAACGATTTTCAGGAGTGATATGTCCAGCGTCTTCGACCCGCCCGCGCCGACCGGCACCCAGCGGAATCCGCTCCCGACGGCGGTGCTCGCCGAACGTCTGCGCGCGGCGGTCGCCGGTCGGGTCCACTCGCCGGGCGAGGACGGCTACCGGCGCTCGACCGCGGGATTCAACGCCGCCGTCGAGCACGAGGCCGCGGCCGTCGTGGTGGCCGCTGATTCCGCCGATATCGCGGCCGCGGTGCGCGTCGCGACCGAGACCGGCTACCGGGTCGCGGTGCAGGCCACCGGGCACGGGGCGGCGCCCACGCCCGAGGACAGCATCCTGATCGATACCGCACTGCTGGACGCGGTGTCGATCGATCGGGAGCAGCGCACCGCGACCGTGGGCGCGGGGGTGCGCTGGCAGCAGGTGCTGGATGCGGCCGCGCCGTTCGGGCTCGCGGGGCTCGCCGGTGCCTCGACCGGCGTCGGCGTGGTCGGCTACACCCTCGGCGGCGGTCTGGGCCCGATCGCGCGCACCTACGGTTTCGCGGCCGACCATGTCACCGCCATGGAGGTGGTGACCGCGGACGCCACCCTGCGCCGGGTCACCCCCGACACCGAACCCGAACTGTTCGGCGTGCTGCTCGGCGGCGGCGCGGCCTTCGGCATCGTCACCCGGATGACCTTCCGGCTCTTCCCGATTCGCACCCTCTACGCCGGTGGCCTCACCTACCGCATCGAGGACGCCCCGAGCGTGCTGCGGGCCTGGCGGAACTGGATCGCGACCGCGCCCGAGTCCGTCACCAGCTCGGCGGCGATCCTGAATCTGCCTCCGCTGCCGGAGATTCCGGAGCCGCTGCGCGGGGCGACGGTCCTGCACCTGCGCTACGCCCATGTCGGCGACCCGGCCGAGGGTGCGGCGCTGCTGGCCCCGCTGCGACCGGTGGCGGCGCCGCTGCTCGATACCATCGCCGAAATGCCGTATACGGCATTGGCTTCCATTCACAACGACCCGACCGACCCGATGCCCGCGCTGGATCGCGGCACCCTGCTGCGGGAGCTGCCCGATGCGGCGATCGATGCCCTGCTGGCGGTCGCGAGCGGCAGCCCGGCCGGCATGACCGAGATCCGTGTGTTCAGCGGGGCGATCGCCCAGGAATCGTTGTCCCCCACCACGATCGCGGGTCGTCAGGCGGCGTTCCAGCTCTTCACGGTCGGCGTCCTGGCCCCGCCGATCGCGGCCCTGGTCCCGGCCGCCCTGGCCGCCGTGACCGCGGCCCTGGCCCCGTGGAGCCTCGAGGCCGCCACACCCAACTTCGGCCTCGATCCGCGCGACGGTTCCACCGACACCCTGGCCGCTTGGACCCCGGCCCAGCGTGAGCGCCTCGCCGCTGCCCGCCGCCGCTACGACCCGTCCGGCGTATTCGCCCCGGCCGCACGCTGGCGCCTGCCCGAGCACTGAGCCGCGGCCGCGCGCAACCATTCCTTACCGGCCGGTAAGGTCTGCTGGCAGAATGACGGGGCGTCCCGGGCGGGTGCGTGAACAAGGAGGTTGCGCGTGGCATTCGGTGATTTTCAGAACGAGATCTACTTCAACGGGTTTGCGCGGGGTGGTGCCGACGCTGCCGGTGAGCTTCGCGGAGCTGGCCGAGCGGGCCCAGGCCGCGCTGCCGCCGTCGGTGTGGTCGTATGTGGCGGGCGGGGCGGGCGATGAGCGCACGCAGAACGCGAATGTGGCGGCGTTCGATGGGTGGGGGCTGATGCCGCGCATGTTCGTCGGCGCCAAGGAGCGCGACCTGTCGGTGGAGCTCTTCGGAAGCACTTGGAACGCACCGATTTTCATGGCTCCGGTGGGCGTCATCGGGCTGTGCGCACAGGACGGGCACGGCGATCTGGCGA from Nocardia tengchongensis includes:
- a CDS encoding FAD-binding oxidoreductase, translated to MSSVFDPPAPTGTQRNPLPTAVLAERLRAAVAGRVHSPGEDGYRRSTAGFNAAVEHEAAAVVVAADSADIAAAVRVATETGYRVAVQATGHGAAPTPEDSILIDTALLDAVSIDREQRTATVGAGVRWQQVLDAAAPFGLAGLAGASTGVGVVGYTLGGGLGPIARTYGFAADHVTAMEVVTADATLRRVTPDTEPELFGVLLGGGAAFGIVTRMTFRLFPIRTLYAGGLTYRIEDAPSVLRAWRNWIATAPESVTSSAAILNLPPLPEIPEPLRGATVLHLRYAHVGDPAEGAALLAPLRPVAAPLLDTIAEMPYTALASIHNDPTDPMPALDRGTLLRELPDAAIDALLAVASGSPAGMTEIRVFSGAIAQESLSPTTIAGRQAAFQLFTVGVLAPPIAALVPAALAAVTAALAPWSLEAATPNFGLDPRDGSTDTLAAWTPAQRERLAAARRRYDPSGVFAPAARWRLPEH
- the pgl gene encoding 6-phosphogluconolactonase, encoding MSKPAVTETFSTVDDLVAAAAARFVADVVEAQRLRGSASVVLTGGGTGIALLELVRKAPGDIDWGKLDVFWGDERFVPTGDPERNELQARHALLDHVPVDPARVHPTETSSGDYPDPLEAAGEYAATVHAHLAEHGAFDLHLLGMGGEGHINSLFPHTDATREEHELVVAETNSPKPPAVRVTLTLPAIRKSRHVMLIVSGEAKAAAVAAALNGASPLDIPAAGAIGTESTTWLLDESAAADLPR
- the opcA gene encoding glucose-6-phosphate dehydrogenase assembly protein OpcA produces the protein MIIDMPDTDTREVSKRLVQLRESNGVVTMGRVLTLVVCTLDSSEAEDAIDAANDASREHPCRVIVLARGDRMAETRLDAQIRVGGDAGAAEVIVLRLQGDLVPHEASVVIPFLLPDTPVVAWWPRGAPEFPSKDSVGRLATRRITDATFAADPQATIKGRRHSYATGDTDLAWSRVTYWRALLAAALDEAPFETVESVTISGLKEEPALDMLAGWLAARLDCPVVRRTGELKVEMHRPTVSIAISRPQHGRTATLSRTGEPDQRFALARRETKDCLAEELRHLDADDIYAEALTGIERVTYE